The Chitinophaga niabensis genome segment GCAGAAGGTATGCCAGTAACTAACGGCAAAGCGGAATAATTCTTCCATTGACTTTCCGTTGATCACTCTCTTACTATCGTACCATTTGTAGGCAAATGGATTATCTGATTTTACGCCCTCAAACTGGATCTTTCCAACGGAAGGGAAATAAGTTTTAGTTCCTGTAATGATATTCATGTTCAATGTTTTTTTAGTATTCAAGTAAGATTTGATCCAGCCGCTTTTTCCATTGGTTATAGGCGGCTGCATATGCTTGTTGCGGGCCTTTTTCCGGTTCAATAGTGGCAAGGCATTCCATACCAATAAAGGCATCTTTCATATTGCTATAGTAACCGGAGCCTACACCGGCAGCACGTGCCGCACCTAATGCGCCATCCGTATTATATAGTTCTATGCTAACACCGGCAGTGTTGGCAAAGGCTTCGCGGAATAAAGGACTGAGGAACATATTGGCTTTACCGGCACGCACGCGGTTGATCTTCAATCCCATTTCGCGCATGATATCCACGCCATAGGTTAAAGCAAACACAATGCCTTCCTGGCCTGCTCTCAGCAGATGCTGCTGATGATGCACACCAAATGCCAGCCCTTCCATCCTTGCACCGGGTTGCCGGTTAGCGAGAATACGTTCCGCACCGTTTCCGAAAGGAAAGATCTGCAGTCCTTCAGAACCGATAGGCGCCTGCGCAGCCAGTTCATTCATCTTGTTATAATCCAAACCACCTGTGATAGAACGCAACCAGCTGTTTAAGATACCGGTTCCGTTGAGGCACATCAGTACGCCATTCCTGATCTCTTTCGCAGTTTGGTTTACATGGATAAATGTGTTCACCCTGCTTTGCGCATCATAAGCCACCTGGTCGTGCACGGCATATACCACTCCTGATGTACCTGCTGTGGTAGCTGCTTCGCCTGGTTGCAGCACATTGAGGGAAAATGCATTATTGGGTTGATCGCCGGCCCTGTAGGTAACAGGGATACCTGCTTTCAATCCTAACAACTGCGCCGCCTTTTCTGTTACACGGCCCTGCTCTCCGAAAGTAGGAACAACCGGGGCGAGTAATTCCCTGTCTATATTATAATAGTTGAGTAACGAAGCGGATACCTGCTGATCTGCAAAGTCGTAGAAGATCCCTTCGGATAAGCCGGACAAAGTAGTGGCCGCATCACCTGTTAAGCGCATGGCAATAAAATCACCGGGCAGCATAATGTGCTGAATGCGTTTGTATTTCTCCGGTTCATTCTGCTGCACCCAGCGTAATTTGGATGCGGTAAAATTCCCGGGGGAATTGAGCAAATGCGGTAACGTATAAGCCTCGCCCAATGCGATTGCAGCCTCATCTCCTATCTGCACAGCACGGCTGTCGCACCAGATGATAGCAGGCCGTAATACCTGTTGTTCTTTATCCACGCAAACCAATCCATGCATCTGGTAGGCAATACCGATGGCATTTACGGCTGCGGGATCGAAGGGATGTAATTGTTGTAATGCATGTGTTGCTTTGATCACTTCCTGCCACCACATTTCAGGGTCCTGCTCTGCCCATCCTGAACGGGGAACCTGGATCACCAGTTCTTCAGCAGAACCGGTGGCCGTGGCCAAACACTTACCTGTAGCGGCATCGAGTAATGCTGCTTTGATGGAAGACGATCCTATATCATAGCCGATTAAGTACATAGTTTTTACCAGAATATAGTGTACAATGCTGCCAGGATACCACAGATCAGGATAGCCCCCACTGTAAATCCGGTGTTGAGTTTGAACATGGAAGCATCCACCTCAAGGCCTTTAGGATTGTTTTTGCTTTTCGGATCCAGAAGGCTCACCAGCACCATTATGGCTACGATGATCACAAACACCCAGCCCATACGGTTGATGAAGGGCAGTTCAGGGATAAAATATTTCAGCGCAACGGATAAAGGAATAGCCAATGCAGCGCCTACCAGTGCAGCGTTTGCAGTGGTACGTTTCCAGAAGAAACCGAGGATGAAGATGGCAAATACACCCGGAGAGATAAAGCCGGTATATTCCTGGATGTATTGGAAGCCCTGGTCCAGGCTCTTCAATGCAGGCGCCACCAAGGCACCAATGATGATGGCCACGATGATAGCAATGCGGCCCACTTTCACCTGTTCTTTTTCAGAAGCTTCTTTATTGAAGAAGTGTTTGTAGATATCAAGGGTGAAGATGGTAGCGATACTGTTTGCCTTTCCGGCGAGGGATGCCACGATCGCTGCAGTGAGTGCTGCGAAAGACAATCCTTTCAATCCTTCCGGCAGCAGGTTCAGTAACACGGGGTATGCATGGTCCGGCTTTACGTTACCTGCAGTATCCAGCATTTCCTTCTGGAATACACCGTTCTTATACAATACGTAAGCAGCAATACCTGGCAATACTACAATCACGGGCATCAGCAACTTCAGGAAACCTGCAAAGAGCAGACCGTTACGTGCAGTTTTCAGATCTGCACCCAATGCACGTTGTGTGATGTATTGGTTACAGCCCCAGTAGTTGAGGTTCACGATCCACATACCACCAATGAGTACGGCGATACCGGGAAGGTCTTTATAATGTTCGCTTGAACTGTCAAAGATCATGTGGAAATGCTCCGGTGCTTTCTGGCGTAACAGGCCCAATCCTTCCATCATGCCTTGTCCGCCGAAATGATCGGACACAAGGTTCAGTGCAAGATAGGTTGTAGCCAAACCACCCAGTACCAGGAAGAACACCTGCAATACATCTGTATAGCCAATCACCTTCATGCCACCCAGCGTAATGAAAATAGCAAAGATGGAAAGCCCGACGATCACGGTGGAGAACTCATATCCTGAAATGGTCTGAATAGCTAAGGCTCCCAGGTACAGGATAGAAGTGAGGTTTACAAACACATACAACAGGAGCCAGAATACGGCCATCACTGTACTTACGCGACTATCATACCGCTGCAGCAGGAATTGCGGCATGGTAAAGATCTTGTTCTTGAGATAGATGGGCAGGAAGAAAATAGCCACTACCATCAGCGTAGCCGCTGCCATCCATTCATAAGTGGAAATTGCCAGTCCCATTTTAAAACCGGAACCGGACATACCGATGAACTGTTCAGCAGAGATGTTGGATGCGATCAGTGAAGCGCCGATAGCCCACCACGTGAGAGATCCTTCTGCAAGGAAAAAGTCCTTTGTATCTGTGGTTGCTTTCTTTTTTCTACGATAGATATAATAACCATATCCGGCAACGATCAGAAAATAAAAGAGGAACACAATTTTGTCCCAGAAGAATAATGATTCATTTTTCATTGTAGCTCAGTGAAACGTGTTAACGTGGTGAATGAAAATAGCGCGTCAAGATAACAAACTATTTGAAGTATTTTACTAGTACAGATATAAAAAGTGTTCCGGGTACATTTCTTCCCCGGAACACCTTAATACATTCATTATCAACTATATAACCTCTGTTACTTTAAATGTCCACGCATATTCGCAGGGAACTTCTTTTACAGAAAGCTTTGGTACGGTCACTTCTATCCCCTCTTTCACCTTCTTAAAGGCCAGTGGCTTTTTAAGACCCAGCATTTGAACGGTAGTTTTAGCAGAAGTGTTTAGCACCCTGATCAGGAATTTTCCCTCCGGAAGCTGTGGGGTAACGGCATACAGGGTATTACCGTTGCGGGTAAAGAAGATCTCTTTTACAGCAAAACCGGGATCAGGGTTTACAGTCTGTTTCAGCATGGCTTCTCCGCTTACCATACCTGCTGCGGGTTTCCAGTCGCGGCGGCCTGTGGACCATTGTACCGTAGTTTTACAACTCCGGGTATTATAGATCGCCTCTCCATTCACATCCAGCCATTTACCGATCTGTAACAGGCGTTCCTGCATAATCGGCGGGATCTTACCTTGTGCATCGGGCCCGATGTCCAGCAGGAGGTTACCACCACTGCTTACGATATCCAGCAACAGGTACACTAGGGATTGCGCGCTGTTGTAATCTTCAATGTCTTCATTACGGTTATAGCCGAACGAAAATCCCATGCCACGGCATTCTTCCCATGGGCGGTTGAAGGTGGCGCCAACTTCATATTCCGTAGTATAGTAACCGCCGTGTTTTTTGCGGATGCCTTTCCCCCAGCGGTCGTTCACTGCGATCTTATCTTTCACGGGTGATTCATTATACAACCAGGTGAGGAATTCGCGGGACTGCCATAAAGTATCAGATTGTTCCCATTCCCCATCGGGCCAGATGATATCCGGTTCGTAACGGTTCACGAGGTCTTTCAGTTGCGGGATCATATGTTCATTCACATACTGTTTATATTGTTTGTTCTTGTATAGGGGATTGAACCATTCGTAGAGGGAATAGTAGAAGCCCATCTTCACACTGGTCTTTTTAACCGCTGCGGTGAGGTCTCCCAGCAAATCTCTTTTAGCACCGGATTCCATGGCATTCCAGGGTTTACCGAAAGCTTTGCTGGCTTCCCTGCTGGGCCATAATGCAAAACCATCATGGTGTTTGGAAGTGAGTACGATGTATTTGGCGCCCGACCTTTCAAAGAGCTTAGCCCATGCATCCGGATCATAATCTTCTGCTTTGAAGAGGTCGGCAAACTGGTAGTAAGAAAAGTTCTCTCCGTACACTTTATTGTGATGATCAAATACGGCAGTGGGTTTCGGGTTGTTGTTGCCGTACACCTGTTTGGTTTGCAGCCAGTACTGGTACCATTCTGAGTAAGTGCCCTTGGGGGACCAGGCAGGAACGGAATATACTCCCCAGTGAATAAAGATGCCGAATTTAGCATTCTCGAACCATGCAGGAACAGGCCTGCTGTCCAGCGACTCCCAGGTAGGTTTATACTGGGCTTTGATGGTGAATGGCAGCAAGAGCCAGAAAAGAAACTTTAAATACTTCATACGCAGACGTGTTTATAACAATTGGTTAACCGGAACGATGATCTCCTTCCCTCTTTCAATTGTAAGTGGTAATAGATGCTGACGATATTTTAGAACGAGGTTGCGCCCTCCTACAGAACGAAGTTTCAGCCCTGAAAGCGCTCCATCCTTCCAGGTGATATCTAGTTCAAAGCCTCCCCTTGCACGCAGGCCTGTTACGGAACCATTGTTCCATGCGGCCGGTAAGGCTGGCAACAGTTCCACATAGTCACCATGACTTTGCAACAGCGCCTCTGCGATACCTGCAGTTCCGCCAAAGTTACCATCTATCTGGAATGGCGGATGATTATCAAAGAGATTGGGTAAAGTAGACTTTGCGAACAATGCCTGCAGGTGATAACGCACACTGTCTTCCTGTTTTAAACGGGCATAGAAATTAATGATCCAGGCACGGCTCCAGCCGGTATGCCCACCTCCTTTGCTCAAACGGCCGGTAAGTGTACGCATGGCGCCTTCAAAGAGAGAAGGTGTTTGTTCCGTGATCTGTGTGCCGGGATGCAGACCAAATAGGTGAGAGATATGCCGGTGGCCGGGTTCTGCTTCTTCATATTCATTGATCCATTCCAGTATGCGGCCATCTTTGCCAATTTTAGTAGGTGGCAATAACTTAATGATGCTATCCCATTTTACAGCTTCCAAAGAATCTGTTCTTAATATTTTTGCTGCCGAGATACATTTACTCAGGAACTCCCGCAGGATCTGGTTATCCATGGTAGGCCCATAAGTGATGCCGGTAGGTTTTCCCGTAACAGGATGTTTAAACCTGTTCTCTGGTGAACTGCCGGGATTGGTAACGAGGTAACCTTCAGGGCTTTTTACCAGGAAGTCTTCCACAAACAAAGCATGTTCCTTCATCAGCGGATAAGCTTTGCTCTTCAGGAATTCATAATCCAGCGTAAAAGCAAAGTGTTCCCAGAAATGCAGGCACATCCAGCTGGCAGCCATGGGGAAAGTCCCAAATGCTGCATTCGCCTGCACCCCTGTTTTGCCAAAAGCATCCGTACAATGATGTACTACCCATCCTCTCGCATCATACATTTTCTTTGCCGTCTTACGTCCTTCCGGGCGGATCCTGTCCATAAAGTCAAACAGCGGAGCGGTTGTTTCCGTAAGGTTACATACTTCCGCCGGCCAGTAGTTCATTTGCAGATTGATATTGGTATGGAAGTCTGCATTCCAAGGTGCGTCTATGTGTTGATTCCAGATACCTTGTAAGTTTGCCGGAAGAACACCCGGCTTGCGGGAACTGGAAAGCAGCAGGTACCTGCCGTATTGAAAATACAGGGCAATCAGGTGTGTATCTTCCTTGCCAGTTTTTGTGAGTGTTAATCTTTCATCTGTTGGCAGTTCATCAAGAGCAGGTTCGTTGATCTGCAATTGTACTCTTTTCATGTAAGGTTCAAAGTCCTTTACATGACTTGCAGCTATTAGTGCGTAACTGCGCAAGACAGCCTTTTGCAGGAGTTGTTTACATTTATTGAGCGCGATGTTTGCTCCTTCATCAACATCCTGTTTTACAGCGTTATAATTCGTTGCCCCTTGTATATATAAAGTAAGGGCTACAGCATTCTTCACCTGCAGTGTTTGCTGTTTTGCAATAACAGTACCTCCTTGCGGCACGGCCTGCAGCATTCCGGCGAAACGCATATGATAACCTTCAGGGCCACGCAGGTCTTTTGTATTCTTATCATTGATGCGGCCATTTAAGATCAGTTGGTTCTTCA includes the following:
- a CDS encoding xylulokinase; translated protein: MYLIGYDIGSSSIKAALLDAATGKCLATATGSAEELVIQVPRSGWAEQDPEMWWQEVIKATHALQQLHPFDPAAVNAIGIAYQMHGLVCVDKEQQVLRPAIIWCDSRAVQIGDEAAIALGEAYTLPHLLNSPGNFTASKLRWVQQNEPEKYKRIQHIMLPGDFIAMRLTGDAATTLSGLSEGIFYDFADQQVSASLLNYYNIDRELLAPVVPTFGEQGRVTEKAAQLLGLKAGIPVTYRAGDQPNNAFSLNVLQPGEAATTAGTSGVVYAVHDQVAYDAQSRVNTFIHVNQTAKEIRNGVLMCLNGTGILNSWLRSITGGLDYNKMNELAAQAPIGSEGLQIFPFGNGAERILANRQPGARMEGLAFGVHHQQHLLRAGQEGIVFALTYGVDIMREMGLKINRVRAGKANMFLSPLFREAFANTAGVSIELYNTDGALGAARAAGVGSGYYSNMKDAFIGMECLATIEPEKGPQQAYAAAYNQWKKRLDQILLEY
- a CDS encoding glycoside hydrolase family 95 protein, with the translated sequence MKKILILLLLLSSAAFAQEQSLQLWYKQPAQRWEEALPVGNGRLGAMVYGRTGKEILQINEESVWAGNKFNDANPNAFRYLDTIRKLIFAGENEEALNLAQKNFVAVDDENSNRIARNFRSYQTLMNVNIDYGFTDVTDYKRQLNLINGIATTTYKVNGIEYKQEVLASAPDNVIVVRITTVKPGTINAILSLDRPDTKDTANHMKDCTVTALKNQLILNGRINDKNTKDLRGPEGYHMRFAGMLQAVPQGGTVIAKQQTLQVKNAVALTLYIQGATNYNAVKQDVDEGANIALNKCKQLLQKAVLRSYALIAASHVKDFEPYMKRVQLQINEPALDELPTDERLTLTKTGKEDTHLIALYFQYGRYLLLSSSRKPGVLPANLQGIWNQHIDAPWNADFHTNINLQMNYWPAEVCNLTETTAPLFDFMDRIRPEGRKTAKKMYDARGWVVHHCTDAFGKTGVQANAAFGTFPMAASWMCLHFWEHFAFTLDYEFLKSKAYPLMKEHALFVEDFLVKSPEGYLVTNPGSSPENRFKHPVTGKPTGITYGPTMDNQILREFLSKCISAAKILRTDSLEAVKWDSIIKLLPPTKIGKDGRILEWINEYEEAEPGHRHISHLFGLHPGTQITEQTPSLFEGAMRTLTGRLSKGGGHTGWSRAWIINFYARLKQEDSVRYHLQALFAKSTLPNLFDNHPPFQIDGNFGGTAGIAEALLQSHGDYVELLPALPAAWNNGSVTGLRARGGFELDITWKDGALSGLKLRSVGGRNLVLKYRQHLLPLTIERGKEIIVPVNQLL
- a CDS encoding sodium/sugar symporter, which encodes MKNESLFFWDKIVFLFYFLIVAGYGYYIYRRKKKATTDTKDFFLAEGSLTWWAIGASLIASNISAEQFIGMSGSGFKMGLAISTYEWMAAATLMVVAIFFLPIYLKNKIFTMPQFLLQRYDSRVSTVMAVFWLLLYVFVNLTSILYLGALAIQTISGYEFSTVIVGLSIFAIFITLGGMKVIGYTDVLQVFFLVLGGLATTYLALNLVSDHFGGQGMMEGLGLLRQKAPEHFHMIFDSSSEHYKDLPGIAVLIGGMWIVNLNYWGCNQYITQRALGADLKTARNGLLFAGFLKLLMPVIVVLPGIAAYVLYKNGVFQKEMLDTAGNVKPDHAYPVLLNLLPEGLKGLSFAALTAAIVASLAGKANSIATIFTLDIYKHFFNKEASEKEQVKVGRIAIIVAIIIGALVAPALKSLDQGFQYIQEYTGFISPGVFAIFILGFFWKRTTANAALVGAALAIPLSVALKYFIPELPFINRMGWVFVIIVAIMVLVSLLDPKSKNNPKGLEVDASMFKLNTGFTVGAILICGILAALYTIFW
- a CDS encoding alpha-L-fucosidase; this encodes MKYLKFLFWLLLPFTIKAQYKPTWESLDSRPVPAWFENAKFGIFIHWGVYSVPAWSPKGTYSEWYQYWLQTKQVYGNNNPKPTAVFDHHNKVYGENFSYYQFADLFKAEDYDPDAWAKLFERSGAKYIVLTSKHHDGFALWPSREASKAFGKPWNAMESGAKRDLLGDLTAAVKKTSVKMGFYYSLYEWFNPLYKNKQYKQYVNEHMIPQLKDLVNRYEPDIIWPDGEWEQSDTLWQSREFLTWLYNESPVKDKIAVNDRWGKGIRKKHGGYYTTEYEVGATFNRPWEECRGMGFSFGYNRNEDIEDYNSAQSLVYLLLDIVSSGGNLLLDIGPDAQGKIPPIMQERLLQIGKWLDVNGEAIYNTRSCKTTVQWSTGRRDWKPAAGMVSGEAMLKQTVNPDPGFAVKEIFFTRNGNTLYAVTPQLPEGKFLIRVLNTSAKTTVQMLGLKKPLAFKKVKEGIEVTVPKLSVKEVPCEYAWTFKVTEVI